A genomic stretch from Arenicella xantha includes:
- a CDS encoding efflux RND transporter periplasmic adaptor subunit — protein MCRLLLIKMASLLCLFGVSSFAVAQQGPSGPTGVFVAPVTLTDFSDDIEALGTLKSVQNVTLASTVTELVTAVHFTDGQRVKQGDVLVEMDASEELAQLAEEQALADEARRQVARFEPLTGRGAASEVALDESRRLLKTAEARIQGVEARIAQRKVIAPFDGVVGLRNISVGALAQPGRMITTIDDDSVMQLDFSVPEVFLRTLVPGLQVNATASAFPGVSYDGELSSVNSRVDPVTRSITARALINNADRTLKPGLLMRVVLRNNPRKALVIQEEAIIHEGKQAFVIVATPDGQGHKAARTEVSLGVRRKGEIEVLAGLNDKDLVVVHGTMMARDGAPLKVQAIERNDETLQQLLDQNQQPVLEETVSQEVITEETQSSAP, from the coding sequence ATGTGTCGTCTATTATTAATTAAAATGGCCAGCTTGCTGTGCCTGTTTGGGGTTAGCTCATTCGCCGTTGCTCAACAAGGTCCAAGTGGACCGACTGGGGTCTTCGTGGCGCCGGTAACGCTCACAGATTTTTCAGATGATATTGAGGCATTAGGGACGCTAAAGTCGGTACAAAATGTGACGCTTGCATCCACCGTTACCGAACTGGTAACCGCCGTGCATTTCACCGATGGGCAGAGAGTCAAACAAGGCGATGTGCTGGTAGAAATGGACGCGTCCGAGGAGTTGGCTCAACTTGCAGAAGAGCAGGCATTGGCTGATGAAGCACGGCGACAAGTTGCTAGGTTTGAGCCTTTAACCGGTCGCGGAGCGGCATCGGAAGTAGCGCTGGATGAAAGTCGACGCCTCCTGAAAACGGCTGAGGCGCGAATTCAAGGGGTTGAAGCACGCATCGCACAACGCAAAGTTATCGCTCCGTTCGATGGTGTAGTGGGTCTGAGAAATATTAGCGTTGGTGCTCTGGCACAACCGGGCAGAATGATCACCACGATTGATGACGATAGTGTTATGCAATTAGACTTTTCAGTACCGGAGGTTTTCTTGCGAACGCTGGTTCCTGGGTTGCAAGTTAATGCTACTGCGAGCGCATTTCCTGGGGTTAGCTATGATGGCGAACTCTCAAGCGTCAACAGCCGAGTTGACCCTGTGACTCGTTCTATCACTGCACGAGCACTCATTAATAATGCCGATCGAACACTCAAGCCTGGATTATTGATGCGCGTCGTGTTGCGAAACAATCCGCGTAAAGCGCTGGTGATTCAAGAAGAAGCAATTATTCACGAGGGCAAGCAAGCGTTTGTCATTGTGGCGACTCCCGATGGTCAGGGTCACAAGGCGGCGCGTACTGAGGTGTCTCTCGGTGTGCGGCGTAAAGGCGAAATCGAGGTATTGGCTGGACTGAATGACAAGGATTTAGTTGTGGTGCATGGCACCATGATGGCCAGAGACGGTGCGCCACTGAAGGTGCAAGCGATCGAACGTAATGATGAGACTCTGCAGCAGTTATTGGATCAGAACCAGCAACCGGTGCTCGAGGAAACGGTGTCACAAGAAGTTATAACCGAAGAAACTCAGAGTAGCGCGCCATGA
- a CDS encoding acyl-CoA thioesterase, with translation MAMPFTHYLRVRYAECDAQQVVFNANYGAYVDVAATEFMRLVWPGGYQTLLDLGMDTQVVQLNTGWKSSAKFDDVLAISVRTKSVGNTSYTLTLEFRNHETQAVVAESEIVYVMISVQSLKSVPIPDDLRAKLEVGAPDQFTNHAGI, from the coding sequence ATGGCGATGCCATTTACTCATTATTTACGTGTTCGCTATGCAGAATGTGATGCGCAGCAGGTTGTATTTAACGCGAATTATGGTGCCTATGTTGATGTGGCGGCCACTGAGTTTATGAGATTGGTTTGGCCGGGCGGATATCAAACCTTACTGGATCTGGGGATGGACACTCAGGTCGTACAGCTCAATACTGGATGGAAGTCGTCAGCGAAATTTGATGATGTATTGGCAATTAGCGTACGCACTAAGTCCGTCGGAAACACCTCCTATACATTGACGCTTGAATTTCGCAATCACGAGACGCAGGCGGTGGTGGCGGAATCTGAGATCGTGTATGTGATGATCAGTGTGCAGAGCCTTAAAAGTGTCCCCATTCCCGATGATTTGCGGGCTAAGCTTGAAGTTGGTGCTCCAGATCAATTCACCAATCACGCCGGTATCTAG
- a CDS encoding SDR family NAD(P)-dependent oxidoreductase has protein sequence MDINGKLVLVTGGASGLGAACVEHFLDAGANVAVLDMNAQGSHDHKAQTVGAKIAYFDVDVTSAAAVSEAISAASELGEIRVCINCAGIAPAGKTVGRDGALDLDKFRQVIDVNLIGTFNVLRLAAEKMVELSPVDDDGLRGVIINTASVAAYEGQVGQAAYAASKGAVAAMTLPIARDLGPRGIRVNTIAPGVFGTPMLEGLNEEFKKPLEQAVQFPKRLGRPAEFAKLAAQIVDNDYLNGEVIRLDGGIRMGPR, from the coding sequence ATGGATATAAACGGTAAATTAGTGTTAGTAACTGGTGGTGCATCAGGCTTGGGCGCGGCGTGTGTTGAGCACTTTTTGGATGCTGGTGCTAATGTAGCAGTATTGGATATGAACGCGCAGGGGAGTCATGATCATAAAGCGCAGACCGTAGGCGCTAAGATTGCCTATTTCGATGTGGATGTGACCAGTGCTGCGGCGGTGTCTGAGGCCATTTCGGCGGCATCTGAGTTGGGCGAAATTCGCGTATGTATTAACTGTGCGGGTATTGCTCCGGCTGGCAAAACCGTGGGGCGTGATGGTGCTTTGGATTTAGATAAATTTCGTCAGGTTATCGATGTGAATTTAATCGGCACCTTTAATGTGTTGCGCTTGGCGGCTGAGAAAATGGTCGAGTTGTCGCCAGTTGATGACGACGGCTTACGTGGTGTGATTATTAATACTGCGTCGGTGGCCGCCTATGAAGGGCAAGTGGGGCAGGCAGCGTATGCCGCTAGCAAAGGGGCGGTAGCGGCGATGACATTGCCAATAGCGAGAGACTTAGGCCCGCGTGGTATTCGGGTTAATACGATCGCTCCGGGTGTGTTTGGTACCCCTATGTTGGAGGGGTTGAACGAAGAATTTAAGAAGCCTCTAGAGCAAGCGGTTCAGTTTCCAAAACGACTAGGGCGACCGGCTGAATTTGCTAAATTGGCTGCGCAGATTGTTGATAATGATTATCTCAATGGAGAAGTTATTCGCTTAGATGGTGGTATTCGAATGGGGCCGCGCTAA
- a CDS encoding acyl-CoA dehydrogenase family protein, whose product MNFSLTDDQQLIQETATNIAQSVLAPVASTVSSDRPLFLQNLKSLAELGFMGLNINSQYGGSEVGVVAFSLAVTEIAKACASTAVTVSVNNMVAEVIESVASDAQKENYIPKLCDGTYAAAGFCLTEAGAGSDPAGMRTSATRDGDEWVLNGSKLYITSAEYAGLFVVWAVTDKHAARGRGISCFLVEADTPGITIGKAEKKLGQHASSTNEVTFADCRIPAAALMGQENQGYKIAVTELTGGRIGIASLALGVGFAAIDYATDFIKERQQFGQAIAEFQGIQWMVADAYTELEAAKLLTLQAAYFKQSGLPYSKQASMAKLYAAETANRVCATAMQLLGGAGYVEDHPVERYLRDARITTIYEGTSQIQKIIISKHLFA is encoded by the coding sequence TATTTTTGCAAAATCTCAAGTCCTTAGCAGAGCTTGGTTTTATGGGGCTAAACATTAATAGTCAATACGGCGGTAGCGAAGTCGGCGTTGTCGCGTTTAGTTTAGCCGTTACCGAGATTGCTAAGGCTTGTGCATCAACGGCGGTTACGGTGTCGGTCAATAATATGGTGGCCGAGGTCATTGAGTCAGTGGCGAGTGATGCGCAAAAAGAAAACTATATTCCTAAGTTGTGTGATGGCACTTACGCCGCCGCGGGATTCTGCTTAACCGAAGCTGGCGCCGGATCTGACCCTGCTGGCATGCGTACTTCGGCGACTCGCGATGGTGATGAATGGGTCCTCAATGGGTCAAAGTTGTACATCACCAGCGCGGAGTATGCGGGTCTGTTTGTCGTGTGGGCGGTCACTGATAAGCATGCTGCGCGTGGTCGCGGTATTTCGTGTTTCTTGGTCGAGGCTGATACGCCGGGTATTACTATCGGCAAGGCCGAGAAGAAGCTTGGTCAACATGCTTCAAGTACCAATGAAGTGACCTTTGCTGACTGTCGAATTCCCGCTGCGGCGCTGATGGGGCAAGAGAATCAAGGTTACAAAATTGCTGTCACAGAGCTGACTGGCGGACGTATTGGTATTGCGTCATTGGCCTTAGGCGTTGGTTTTGCGGCCATCGACTATGCAACAGATTTCATTAAGGAGCGTCAGCAGTTCGGTCAAGCAATCGCTGAATTCCAAGGTATTCAATGGATGGTGGCGGATGCATATACCGAGCTCGAAGCGGCCAAATTACTGACATTACAAGCGGCCTACTTTAAACAATCAGGCTTGCCGTATTCAAAGCAAGCGTCGATGGCAAAGTTATACGCCGCAGAGACAGCCAATCGCGTTTGCGCTACCGCAATGCAACTGCTGGGCGGCGCGGGTTATGTTGAAGATCATCCGGTGGAGCGCTATCTACGCGACGCGCGCATTACGACGATCTACGAAGGAACATCTCAGATTCAAAAAATAATCATCAGCAAACATCTTTTTGCGTAG
- a CDS encoding alpha/beta fold hydrolase, with protein MRKLTIIIALLSATIGKHHALAAESQTKPFALATTETSLACYLPTESNVPYSAVLKLKTGQPSEIIPYGDDPLQFAELWLPQQSSKQQLAPPAPLVVFIHGGCWLNQFDIQHTHAFSTALTEAGYAVFSIEYRRTGDVGGGWPGSYDDIKAALAARNKLIGFPVDLSRVVLTGHSAGGHLALLAGSEPNMNLSAVIGLAAIVNIEDYSIGENSCQTATPAFMGGHLEQRAEAYRAANPANRKWHPITKLIHGSNDAIVPLNQSADYPDQQIVVDGAGHFDLIHPGTMAFKTFLKTLASTLR; from the coding sequence ATGAGAAAATTAACAATCATCATCGCTCTGTTGAGTGCAACTATTGGCAAGCACCACGCACTCGCCGCCGAGTCTCAAACCAAACCATTTGCGTTAGCGACAACAGAAACTTCCTTGGCATGCTACCTACCCACCGAGAGCAATGTGCCATATAGCGCGGTACTCAAACTCAAAACTGGTCAGCCTAGCGAGATCATTCCTTACGGCGATGACCCATTACAGTTTGCCGAGCTTTGGCTGCCCCAGCAGAGCAGCAAGCAACAACTCGCACCACCTGCGCCATTAGTCGTATTTATTCATGGTGGTTGCTGGCTAAATCAATTCGATATTCAACACACACACGCATTCAGCACCGCGTTAACCGAAGCTGGATACGCCGTTTTTTCAATTGAGTATCGTCGCACTGGTGATGTTGGCGGCGGCTGGCCTGGCAGCTATGATGACATCAAAGCCGCACTAGCCGCGCGCAACAAACTAATAGGTTTCCCAGTCGATTTATCGCGCGTTGTACTGACCGGCCATTCAGCAGGCGGTCACCTTGCGCTATTAGCTGGCAGCGAGCCAAACATGAATTTATCGGCGGTGATCGGTCTGGCTGCGATTGTTAATATCGAAGACTATTCAATTGGCGAAAACAGCTGCCAGACTGCCACTCCAGCTTTTATGGGGGGGCACTTAGAACAACGAGCCGAAGCCTATAGGGCCGCTAATCCAGCAAATCGTAAATGGCATCCCATCACCAAACTTATTCACGGTAGCAACGACGCTATCGTGCCGCTAAACCAAAGTGCCGACTATCCGGACCAACAGATAGTAGTTGATGGAGCTGGGCATTTTGACCTTATCCACCCTGGAACAATGGCGTTCAAAACCTTCCTAAAAACGTTGGCGAGCACACTTAGATGA
- the kynU gene encoding kynureninase codes for MICPEEILALDASDPLAAKRNEFCLPEQTIYLDGNSLGPLPKGVKEAVADAVQNQWGQDLISSWNKHGWIDLATQVGEQIAPLVGASRGQVICCDSISINLFKLISSALQLNPERQIVLSQQDNFPTDLYMVQGLTSLLGAERCQLKSVTTEQLVDAIDESVAVLLLTHVNFRDGQRHDMQALTRLAHDKGVLVVWDLAHSAGAMPLSLDQHNVDFAVGCGYKYLNGGPGAPAFLYVAARHQRAIKQPLQGWMGHQTPFQFDPDYQAAEGVQQFLAGTPNILSLVALNAALAVFADVDMQHVRAKSIALAEVFIQQLSQSDCTNEFTICTPLDAPQRGSQIALAHPYAYAITQALIDRGIVADFRAPNLVRFGLTPLYTRYQDIWRTVQVLSEIMQTKRYLDKKYQTRQKVT; via the coding sequence ATGATCTGTCCAGAAGAAATTTTAGCCCTTGATGCAAGCGACCCTTTAGCCGCAAAACGTAACGAGTTTTGCTTGCCTGAGCAAACTATTTACCTAGATGGAAATTCATTGGGACCACTTCCCAAAGGCGTTAAAGAGGCGGTTGCCGATGCGGTTCAAAACCAATGGGGACAAGACCTAATCAGTAGTTGGAATAAACATGGATGGATCGACTTAGCCACGCAAGTGGGCGAGCAGATTGCCCCACTTGTCGGTGCATCCCGGGGGCAAGTCATCTGCTGCGACTCGATTTCAATCAACCTGTTTAAGCTAATCTCTAGCGCCTTACAACTCAACCCAGAACGGCAGATAGTATTGTCACAACAAGACAACTTCCCAACTGACCTCTACATGGTTCAGGGCTTAACCTCATTGCTAGGAGCCGAACGTTGTCAGCTTAAAAGTGTGACCACCGAGCAACTGGTAGACGCCATAGATGAGTCGGTTGCCGTTTTACTACTTACCCATGTTAATTTCCGCGATGGGCAGCGCCATGACATGCAAGCTCTAACGCGATTGGCACACGACAAAGGCGTATTAGTGGTTTGGGATTTGGCACATAGCGCCGGCGCTATGCCTTTGTCTCTAGACCAACATAATGTCGATTTCGCAGTTGGCTGTGGTTATAAATATTTGAATGGCGGACCCGGTGCACCGGCTTTTTTGTATGTAGCAGCACGCCATCAACGCGCAATCAAGCAACCTCTGCAAGGCTGGATGGGCCACCAGACTCCATTCCAATTCGACCCAGACTACCAAGCAGCCGAGGGCGTACAACAGTTTCTTGCCGGCACACCAAACATTTTGTCGCTGGTCGCATTAAATGCTGCTTTAGCAGTCTTTGCCGATGTTGATATGCAACATGTACGAGCCAAGTCAATCGCGCTTGCCGAAGTCTTTATCCAGCAACTCAGCCAATCCGACTGCACAAATGAATTCACCATTTGCACGCCACTAGACGCACCACAACGTGGCAGCCAAATTGCTCTAGCCCACCCGTATGCCTATGCCATTACTCAAGCCTTAATCGACCGCGGTATCGTCGCCGACTTCCGCGCCCCCAACCTAGTGCGATTTGGGCTAACGCCACTGTATACTCGGTACCAAGATATATGGCGAACCGTTCAGGTTTTATCTGAAATCATGCAGACTAAGCGCTATCTAGACAAAAAATATCAAACACGGCAAAAAGTGACTTAG